Genomic window (Candidatus Kouleothrix ribensis):
AGTGGAAGAAACGTTTCGCCGTGCGCATGCTCGGCGGCTCGATCATGGATTATGAGCGCGCCACGCTGCGCTGGTGGTGGAAGATCGAGCACGAGCTGGCCAACACCCGCTTCAGCGAGCGCCCGGTGTATTTTGTGTCGAGCAACACCCATAGCCTGGTCAACCTGCTCTCGGGCTTTGCGCTGCGCCACACCAGCGAGCTGCTCGAGTTCATCCGTCAGCGCGATCATGGGGGGCTGCTGGCCGAGCACGAGAAGATCATCGCCGAGCAGGTGCCGTCGTCGATCGAGAACTTCTTCTACTACGTGCAGAAGAAATACCAGGCCGAACCGGCCAGCCAGGCCTACTTCGCGCAGCGCGCTGCCGAAGAGCACGAGCTAGGCATTCACCGCATGCCCAGCAAGTTCTACGTCGATGTCGATGCGCAGGTGATCGAGCTGAACAAGCTCGACCCGGCGCGCATCGACCCGCGCATCCGGGTCGAGGGCGTTGAGCGGCTGCGTGCGAGCAACGCGCTGATCTTGAACATCGACTACCCGCTCGGCCTGGCGGCCTACCACATTCTCAAGATCGTCGGGCGTAGCGTGGGCCAGCTCTGCGGCGTGTATGTGCTTGGCAAGGCCGCCACCCTCAACGGCAAGATTGGCGATGTGCTCATCCCGAATGTGATCTACGATGAGCATACCGACAATATCTACAGCTTCGCGCCGGCCTTCAGCGCCGCCGATGTCGAGCCATACCTGGCCCACGGCAGTGTGCTCGACAACCAGAAGGCCGTTACGTCGCGCGGCACATTTTTGCAGAACGCGGCCTTTCTCGATGCGCTCTACCGCGATTTCTTCACCGATGTCGAGATGGAAGGTGGCCCGTACCTCAATGCAGTGTACGAGCATACCTTTGCCGAGCGCTACCCGCACGACGAGAACGTCAGCTTCTTGCGCCCGCCGTTCGACCTGGGCTTCCTGCACTATGCCTCCGATACGCCGTATAGCAAAGGTTTGAACCTCGGCTCGCGCAACCTCTCGTACTTTGGCATGGACCCGACCTACGCTACGTCGCTGGCGGTGGCGCGCCGGATCTTGCAGCAAGAGGTGGCCCGGCTGGGGTAGCGCGGGCACACCATGGCGCGCCGGTGCATTTGCTCGAGGGGCCGGAATTGGCCCTGACGCCTGCCGTTTTGGGCGGGTCGTTTGTGGTGCGCATCGTGCTGCGGTATACGCCCTCCTGGTGTGGCAGCGCAACGTTTGGCCCGCGCGCGCGTATATACACTGCGCAGGCGGGCGCATGGTAGCATAAGGGACTTGCGCCCAACTACTCGTCCGATTGATGCGATCTGGAGGGGCCTGTGGCTCAAAGGGTTTCATCAATTGACACGATTACGTATACAATTTAAAGGAAATGGGTATCGGTTGCGTGTAGGCCGCCAGCCGTTCCGTCCAGGCCACGCCGATTTGGAACAAGCTGTACTTCCAGCTGTGGGCTGGGCTATCATCGACCAGGTGGCGATAGCCGCGTTTGACCACCCAGCGCCCGATTGCGACCAGCCACAAATACGCAATCACCAGCGGCAGCAGCAGGTTGGCAAAGCGGTCGCGATCGGTGATGCCGCTCCGATCCAGGTGAAAGCCCCCGCTCTGCCAGTCGCGAAAGACCGTCTCAATCCACATGCGCCGCCGTCCCCAGCGATACGTCTGCCAGGTGGCCGGCAGATCCGTCATCACGGCGCGCACGATCCATTTGCCATCGTCGTCTTTGGCCCACCATGCCAGCACTTGGACCGGACCGTGGCACCCTTCGGTGAGATAGACGCCGCTCAGATACGCCACGCTCGCGCGATGGGGCAGCCACGTCGTTAGGGCGGCTGGGGTGCTGCTGGGCGTCAGCGCCACCAGCGTCGCACCAGTCACGCCTAACATGCCATGGTGGCCCAGATCGCGCAGCCAGCTGAATAACTCCTGGCTGCGGAACTCACTATCGCCATGGATCGTCACGCGGACACGGGGCGGCAACACCGCCAACGCCTGCTGCAGGAGGGTCTGCTGATCGGCCAGGCCACTGGCCCCCCGATGCGGCAACGCCAGCCAGGCCACTGGCAAGCTGCGGCGCCGAAAGCCGACACTGACCACCAGGATGTTGTGGTGATCCTGCAGCAGGACGCGGTCAATCAACAGGTTGACGCGTTGCCCCTGCAGCCCGGTTAAGGCGGCTTTCGCGAGTGCCTGATAATGATCGGCTTGGGTCAGGCGCGCGTTGTCGAGCAAGCGCCGGATGCGCTGTTCTTTTGCCGCGTGGGTCGTATCGAGCGGCATGGCGCGCGCAATCTTGCCGATTTGGGCAGACATGCTGCAACCGATGCCGACCACAACATAGGCCAGGGTCGCGATTTGGCTGGCGAGCGCCTGGGGCAAGTGCTGCGTCAAGCGTTGCCGTATGCTATCATACACGGGTGCGGTGGGCATGGAATCCTCCTTGGTGCGTTCAAGTGTTGGCACGCATGATCATACCAAAGGATGGCGTCCTGTCCACCGCCGTTTGTCAAGTGAAACCCTTTGAGGGGGCCTGTGGCTCATCCAGATCTCCCTCGAGTGGGGGTACGAGGGTAGTTTCGCCGCCCCTAACCCCCACCCTGGGATGTTGTAACAAAAGCGAGTCCCTAAGAGATCCAAAATCGTTCCTGGATTGAGTGGATGCTTGCGTGCAGAGTGTGCGACACTTTGAACAGGCTTGTGTAGTTGGTTGCCGGTTTGGGGAAGCTGCTATTCACATTGTACGAAAGGAGGCCATATGCTGTTAGCAGGCATGATCGCCGGGTTTATCGCCTGGTTCTTGATGCGCTACCTGGTTGGCGGATTCTACACTGTCAACCAGAACGAGCGTGGCGTCAAGACGATCTTCGGCCGCGCCGAGCGGATCGGCAAATCGACGCTCGAAGACCCGTTCGCCGAGTATCTGCGGCCCGAGGAGCGTGATCGCTACGCTTACCCGCAGATGCGCGTCATTCCGCCGGGCGGGCCATACTGGAAGTGGCCGTGGGAGCGCATCCACAAGGTCTCGATCGCTACGCAGACGGTCAATATGGCCTTCGACGCCGAAGACCCGGCCGCGAATAAGGGCGGCAGCGAGCTGGCGGCAGTCACCAAAGACCAGCTCAACATTGGGCTAACCGGCCAGATCCGCTACCGCGTGTGCGAGCGCAACTTGTACGCCTACCTGTTTGGCGTGAAGCAGCCGGTGGTGCATGTGCTCGGCTACTTCGTCTCGATCTTGCGCGAGCGGATCGCCAACTTCGAGGCGCCTCGCACCGGCAGCGCCCTCGACACGGTTCAGCTCGACAATAGCATCGTCACTGGTGTGTCGATCAACGACCTGCGAAAAAACCTGCGCGATCTGAACGAGCTGATGGATCGCGAGTGTCTCTCGTCGGAGGCGCGCTACGGCATCACCTTCGACGCCTCGCTGATCACCGGGATCGACCCGCCCGCCGAGGTCGAGTCGGCGCTGGCAGCGATCAACACCGCGCATAACCAGGTCTCGTCCGACATCAGCCTGGCCCAGGCCGCCGCCGATCAGAAGATCGTGCAGTCGCGCCGCGCGGTCGAGATCGAGACGCTCAAGGCCCACGCCGAGGTCGAGCCGCTGCGGGCGCTGGCCGGGCAGCTGGCCGAGCTCAAGCGCAGTGGCCCCGAGGCGCTGCAGCTCTACCTGCGCAACGTGCGGCTGCGGCTCTACAATCAGGCTCAGCGCGTGATCATGGAGGTGAGGGAATGAGCACATTCTTCGTGACGGCGTTTATCACGTTTATCGTGTGCTTTATGCTTGTGCCGATCATCCTCGGGTTTGCGCGGCTGTTTGGCCTGTACGCGATCGTACACGAGGGCACATGCCATGTGTATGTGCTGTTCGGCAAGGTGCTGGCCGTGCTGCGCGAGCCGGGCCTGTACTTCCTGCCGGTCAAGCTCGGCCCGGCTGCCTTCATCATTAATTTTGCCGGTCGTCGCCACATCCTCGATATGCGCCGCGACCAGGTGTACCTGCGCAGCCAGCCGGTCAACTCCGAGGAAGGCGCGCCGATGGGTATCGGCATCTGGTACGAGATGTACATTAGCGACCCGGTGGCCTACCTGTTTAAGAACGCCGACCCGCGCGGCTCGCTGGCGGCCAATGTGAGCAACGCGGTGGTGCGTAACCTCAGCAATATGCCGCTGGCCGAGATGCTCGAGACCCGCCACACCATGAGCCAGGCCGTTCGCGCCGAGGTGTCGCCCAAGTCGCACGAGTGGGGCTACCAGCTCGGCTCGGTGTACATCCGCAAGGTACACTTCCGCGACGAAGGCATGATCCGCCAGATCGAGGCCAAGGTAGTCAACCGGCTGCGCCAGGTCACGTCGGCGATCAAGCAAGATGGGGCCAACCAGGTCAGCATCATCACCAGCACGGCCGAGCGCCAGGCGGCGATCGAGTTCGCCAAGGCCGAGGCCATGCGGCCCTCGATCGTTGGGGCAGCGCTGAATCAGATCGCGCAAGATCCGGCGGTGGCCGAGGCGCTGTTCGAGATCCTCGAGACGCAGCGCCTGACCGAGGGCAAGGTGCCGATCACGCTGGTGCCGCCCCGCAGCGAGCTGATGACCCAGCTGCTGGCCAGCCAGCCGGCCAGCAATGGTACGTCGTAGGCCGGCTGCCTAGTCCAAAGATACCAGCATTCCGTAGCGGTGTGTGCGTTCTTCGAGCGCACACACCGCTACTGCAGGCCGATCGGGCTCAAGCACGGGGCACCGCGTAAGCCGTGTGTGCGTCCGCCGTGTGAATGAGCGACGTACCAGATCGGATGCGCCAATGGAGATCAAGTTTACGCCCTGGCGTATGGCCTACATCAGTGGGATCGACGCAGCCGGGGATGGCTGTGTGCTGTGCGATTGTGGTGCGCGCACGCCCGACCAGGCTAACCTGGTGCTCTACCGCGCCGGGCACTGCTACGTGCTGATGAACCTCTACCCGTATAACACCGGCCACCTGATGGTGGTACCTTTTCAGCATACCGCCGACCTGCCCGGCCTCGATCCGGCCGTCGCCGCCGAGCTGTTTGGTGTCACACAGCAGAGCGTGGCGATCATAGCCGAGGTACTCGCGCCACACGGCTTCAATATCGGCATGAACCTCGGGCGCACTGCCGGCGCGGGTATCGACGAACACCTGCACATGCATATCGTGCCGCGCTGGAACGGCGACGCTAACTTCATGCCGATTGTCGGCGGCACCAAGCTCATCCCCGAGGCACTCGCCCAAACCTATGCCAGGCTGCGGCCGCTATTCGATCGCCTGGCAGCCGCGCCAGGCTAAAGCAGCTGTGGGTTTGAATAGACCGTAGGATGCACGCCGGCCGAGCAGTGGCGATCAGAGCAGCATATCGTTCACGAGGCGTATGAACTGATCGACCTCGAAGGGCTTCTGGATGATCACAGCCCCCTCGGCCTCCATGTCGGCAAACCAGGGCTTGCGATTCAGCGCAGTCATAATGAAGATCGGGATGCCATCGTCTTGGAGCTCTTCTTTGATCAGGTGAAACGCCTCGACACCGTCCATCTGCGGCATCATGATGTCGGAGACAACCAGATTAGGCTTGAGCGCGCGAATTTTCTCGATGCCCTCTTGCCCGTCGCTGGCCAGGATAACCTGATAGCCGGCCTCACGCAGTGCAATCTCGAGGACAGTTTGCATGGCCAGATCGTCGTCCATGATCAAGATAGTTGGTTTATACTCCATGCTCAAGGCTCTCCCTGTGTTGTGTAGACCCCGGCAGCCGGCCGCGGCTATTATACCAGATCGTGGCTGATTGCCGGCTATTGATCTCAGTTTGATCATATGTGACAAACTCGTTATGATAGACCGTAGCGTAGAAGCATCCACCAGCGTTTACTACATAGGAAAGGACATTGTAAGGCACATTACGTATTGAGTTACGAACGATTGTGGAGGAACATGTATGCAGCGAAACAGTATTATTGTGGTGTGTGCGCTTGCTGCTCTGATCGCAATTGCAGCCGGCTATATTGTCGCCGGCACATCGTCGTCGTCGCCAATCACGGCGGCGCAGCCCGGCACAGCTACCCCTGCCGGTGCAAGTGTGCCGACGAATGCCCCCACCGTGCCGCCCGCGCCAACCGCTGTGCCGGCCACCAGTGTGCCGGCGGCTACCTCGCCGGCCGAACCCACGGCCGTGCCTACCGCCCCTGCGCCGACGGCCGAGCCAACTGCCGCCGCGAGCCAGGGCGGCTTCGTTGAGTACACAGTTCAGCGCGGCGACGAACTGCTGGCGCTGGCTAACAAGTTTGGTGTGACGGTCAAAGAGATCATCGCCAATAACGAGATCGCCAACCCCGACAGCTTGCGAGTTGGCCAGGTGCTCCGCATTCCAAAGAAATAAACGCCGGTTCTATTTGAATTAGGCCAGGCCGATAGCTGTTCCGCGAGCAACGCGATGCCGAGTATTCACACCAGCGAGGGCGCAATCTTCTACGCGCGGCGCGGTGCGCACGGCCCGGCGCTGGTGTGCCTGCATGGCGCAGGCGGCAACCACCAGCATTGGGGGCACCAGCTGGGCGCACTCGCGGGCATAGCGCAGGTGTATGTGCCTGATCTGCCCGGCCACGGGCGATCGGCCCGGCCCGGCCGAACCACGATCGCGGCGTACGCTGCCGCAGTGATCGCGCTGCTCGAGGCGTGCGGGCTTACGCGCGTGGTGCTGGCGGGCCATTCGATGGGTAGCGCAATCGCGCTCGAGCTTGCACTCGGCTACCCCGAGCGGGTATCGGCGCTGGCACTGGTAGGCGGCGGTGCTCGCCTGCGGGTTGCGCCGGCGTTCCTCAGCGGCATCGTACACGACACCGCCGCAACCGTGCGCACAATCGTTAGCCACTCGTATGCGCCCACCGCGCCTGCCGACATGCTTGCGCGCGCCGAGGCGGGGTTGTTGCAGTGCGACCCGCCGGTGTATCAGGGTGATTTGATCGCGTGTGATGCCTTTGATGTGCGCACACGGCTTGGTGCGCTCCGCTGCCCAGCCACGATCATCTGCGGCGACGCCGATCAGATGGTGCCGCTCAGAGTATAGCCTGACCCTGCACGAACAGATCGCCGGCTCGACGCTGGTGGTTGTTGCGGGCGTGGGGCATATGCCGACGATCGAGCGGCCGGCCGAGGTAAGCGCGGCATTGCGTGCGCTGGTGCAGCGCGCTGCAGCGCAGGGCGAAGCGCCGGGGCAGTGAGCCAGGGACATCTTTGGAACGAAGGGCCAGGCGCCAACCAGCCTGCTAACCGCTAGGCGGCAACTTCGCGCGATAGCAGCACTTTTGGTGGTAGATGGCTGCTCACCTGCCGGGCAAGCAGCTCTTTGTCGTAGCATTCGCCGACATGCAGGCAGCTAAGTGCCCATAGGTGGTTGAGGTGTAGCCGGGTGAATGTGCGCCCGTCGCCAAGATCGCGGTCGGCTAGGATCTGTGGAAGGAGCCGGTCGATGAGGCCATCCAGCTCAACTACAGGCATAATACGCTTCCTCTCATCAGGTATACAGGCGGCTTTGCCTGTGTAACAAACCGCTCGCTCTGCGCTTTGAACGTGAGATTGCGCACTGTCGCATGGCCGATGCGTGTAGTGTGAACTCTGCCGCATTTGATATCTTCAGCGCTCAGGGCGAACCGGAGTGCGCCTACAGCACAACGTGGTGGGTGGATGCTTGCTCGATCGCCTGGTGTTGATACCCCGCTATTTTAGCACATT
Coding sequences:
- a CDS encoding SPFH/Band 7/PHB domain protein produces the protein MSTFFVTAFITFIVCFMLVPIILGFARLFGLYAIVHEGTCHVYVLFGKVLAVLREPGLYFLPVKLGPAAFIINFAGRRHILDMRRDQVYLRSQPVNSEEGAPMGIGIWYEMYISDPVAYLFKNADPRGSLAANVSNAVVRNLSNMPLAEMLETRHTMSQAVRAEVSPKSHEWGYQLGSVYIRKVHFRDEGMIRQIEAKVVNRLRQVTSAIKQDGANQVSIITSTAERQAAIEFAKAEAMRPSIVGAALNQIAQDPAVAEALFEILETQRLTEGKVPITLVPPRSELMTQLLASQPASNGTS
- a CDS encoding alpha/beta hydrolase: MPSIHTSEGAIFYARRGAHGPALVCLHGAGGNHQHWGHQLGALAGIAQVYVPDLPGHGRSARPGRTTIAAYAAAVIALLEACGLTRVVLAGHSMGSAIALELALGYPERVSALALVGGGARLRVAPAFLSGIVHDTAATVRTIVSHSYAPTAPADMLARAEAGLLQCDPPVYQGDLIACDAFDVRTRLGALRCPATIICGDADQMVPLRV
- a CDS encoding HIT domain-containing protein gives rise to the protein MEIKFTPWRMAYISGIDAAGDGCVLCDCGARTPDQANLVLYRAGHCYVLMNLYPYNTGHLMVVPFQHTADLPGLDPAVAAELFGVTQQSVAIIAEVLAPHGFNIGMNLGRTAGAGIDEHLHMHIVPRWNGDANFMPIVGGTKLIPEALAQTYARLRPLFDRLAAAPG
- a CDS encoding response regulator, with the translated sequence MEYKPTILIMDDDLAMQTVLEIALREAGYQVILASDGQEGIEKIRALKPNLVVSDIMMPQMDGVEAFHLIKEELQDDGIPIFIMTALNRKPWFADMEAEGAVIIQKPFEVDQFIRLVNDMLL
- a CDS encoding LysM peptidoglycan-binding domain-containing protein, with product MQRNSIIVVCALAALIAIAAGYIVAGTSSSSPITAAQPGTATPAGASVPTNAPTVPPAPTAVPATSVPAATSPAEPTAVPTAPAPTAEPTAAASQGGFVEYTVQRGDELLALANKFGVTVKEIIANNEIANPDSLRVGQVLRIPKK
- a CDS encoding SPFH domain-containing protein; amino-acid sequence: MLLAGMIAGFIAWFLMRYLVGGFYTVNQNERGVKTIFGRAERIGKSTLEDPFAEYLRPEERDRYAYPQMRVIPPGGPYWKWPWERIHKVSIATQTVNMAFDAEDPAANKGGSELAAVTKDQLNIGLTGQIRYRVCERNLYAYLFGVKQPVVHVLGYFVSILRERIANFEAPRTGSALDTVQLDNSIVTGVSINDLRKNLRDLNELMDRECLSSEARYGITFDASLITGIDPPAEVESALAAINTAHNQVSSDISLAQAAADQKIVQSRRAVEIETLKAHAEVEPLRALAGQLAELKRSGPEALQLYLRNVRLRLYNQAQRVIMEVRE